In Myxococcales bacterium, one genomic interval encodes:
- a CDS encoding efflux RND transporter permease subunit, with translation MAVLAFIVAFALRNRAVVLLATLLFLAIGLRAATTLPVDAVPDITNVQVQVITASPALGPTEMEKIVTIPVERAMAGIPKTTEVRSISKYGVSVVTVVFQDGTDIYFARQQVNERMREAQEAIPEGYGKPEMGPNSGGLGEIYQFTVENESLTLMEREEVLDWQVAPALRAVPGIVEVNSFGGEDRQYQIELDPGRMQAAGLSTAQVIDALRMANANAGGGYLEANREHVVIGTDGLVRSLDDLRNVVLAATTEGVPITLASVADVHFGARLRRGAASRDGKGETVLGVAMMLLGENSRTVTAAVKAKLAAIEPSLPPGTKLVPFYDRSVLVNRTTGTVGMNLAEGAALVILVLFALLGDLRAGLVVAIVIPLSLLFAIAAMNALGLSGNLMSLGAIDFGLLVDGAVIIVENAERRLSEARRDRGRELTPEERTTVVESATLEVRSASLFGEAILAIVYLPLLTLSGIEGKMFRPMATTVLLALAGAFLLSLTLIPVLASLVLVPRREHKETWLLSRIHATFVPLLGHAFKRRGLAVGFAVAMLGVAVACGSRLGAEFIPQLDEGDLLVEARRLPGAALSETIRTDTELQRALLKIPEVKHAVSRAGAPEIATDPMGLEQSDVYMLLADRSEWRRGLTREDLAKQVSETVERETPEVAGGVSQPIQMRTNELVAGVRSDVALLLYGTDLDELARLGDVAAKTIRRVPGAADVRVEQVAGLRYLRIVPDRRKLARYGLTVQDVNQLTETLSVGLSVGQVLEGERRFSMVVKTRHAYDGDAAPLRTLPLRTVSGQVVPLGDVADIVFVTGPAQVSRASQSRRLTVEFNVRGRDLTTVVNEARAAVERAQKLPVGYRAEWGGQFEHYEEARGRLMIVVPIALGLIGFLLWLAFRSARLAALMFSNVPFATVGGVVALAVRGIPFSISAGVGFIALFGVAVLNGLVLVSFARDLEAAGSTHLGAIREATELRLRPVLTTALVASLGFVPMALSTAPGSEVQRPLATVVIGGLLSATVLTLIVLPVVYAWLAPDVAHGTPSLRPPPSFRVRGEA, from the coding sequence ATGGCCGTCCTCGCCTTCATTGTCGCGTTCGCCCTACGAAATCGCGCGGTCGTCTTGCTCGCGACCCTGCTCTTTCTTGCGATCGGCCTGCGCGCCGCCACGACGCTCCCCGTCGACGCCGTCCCGGACATCACCAACGTCCAGGTGCAGGTGATCACGGCCTCGCCCGCGCTAGGGCCGACCGAGATGGAGAAGATCGTGACCATTCCGGTCGAGCGCGCGATGGCTGGAATTCCGAAGACGACGGAGGTGCGGTCCATCTCCAAGTACGGCGTCTCGGTCGTGACCGTCGTATTCCAGGACGGCACGGACATCTACTTCGCGCGGCAGCAGGTCAACGAGCGCATGCGCGAAGCCCAAGAGGCCATCCCCGAGGGTTATGGGAAGCCGGAGATGGGGCCGAACTCCGGGGGGCTCGGTGAAATTTACCAGTTCACGGTCGAGAACGAATCCCTCACGCTCATGGAGCGCGAGGAGGTGCTTGACTGGCAAGTTGCGCCCGCCCTTCGCGCTGTCCCTGGCATCGTCGAGGTTAACAGCTTCGGAGGGGAAGACCGACAGTACCAGATCGAACTCGACCCTGGGCGAATGCAGGCCGCGGGGCTCTCCACGGCGCAGGTCATCGACGCCCTGCGCATGGCCAACGCCAACGCGGGAGGCGGCTACCTCGAGGCCAATCGCGAGCACGTGGTCATAGGCACCGACGGCCTCGTACGCAGCCTCGACGATCTGAGGAACGTCGTCTTGGCGGCGACCACGGAGGGTGTTCCCATCACCCTCGCGTCCGTCGCCGACGTCCACTTCGGCGCGCGACTCCGGCGCGGGGCGGCTTCGCGCGACGGCAAGGGTGAGACCGTGCTCGGCGTCGCCATGATGCTCCTCGGCGAGAACTCGCGCACAGTCACGGCCGCCGTGAAGGCGAAGCTCGCGGCCATCGAGCCCTCGCTCCCTCCGGGCACGAAGCTCGTACCTTTCTACGATCGCTCGGTGCTAGTGAACCGCACGACCGGGACCGTCGGCATGAACCTGGCTGAGGGTGCTGCGCTGGTCATCTTGGTGCTCTTCGCACTCCTCGGCGATCTCCGGGCGGGCCTCGTCGTCGCGATCGTGATCCCGCTCTCGCTCCTCTTCGCGATCGCGGCCATGAACGCGCTCGGTCTGTCGGGGAACCTGATGAGCCTCGGTGCCATCGACTTCGGGCTGCTCGTGGACGGCGCGGTGATAATCGTGGAGAACGCCGAACGGAGGCTCTCGGAGGCGCGCCGCGACCGTGGGCGGGAGCTTACCCCGGAGGAGCGCACGACCGTGGTCGAGTCCGCGACGCTCGAGGTTCGCTCCGCGAGCCTCTTCGGAGAGGCCATCCTCGCGATCGTCTACCTGCCACTTCTCACGCTCAGTGGAATCGAGGGGAAGATGTTCCGCCCGATGGCCACGACCGTGCTCCTCGCGCTCGCGGGGGCGTTTCTGCTCTCGCTCACCTTGATTCCCGTCCTCGCGAGCCTCGTGCTCGTGCCTCGGAGGGAGCACAAGGAGACATGGCTACTAAGCAGGATACACGCGACTTTCGTGCCGTTGCTCGGACATGCGTTCAAACGCCGCGGGCTCGCCGTTGGCTTTGCCGTGGCCATGCTCGGCGTGGCCGTCGCGTGCGGGAGCCGGCTCGGCGCCGAGTTCATTCCGCAGCTCGACGAAGGGGACCTGCTCGTGGAAGCGCGGCGGTTGCCGGGCGCTGCGCTCAGCGAGACGATCCGGACGGACACCGAGCTCCAGCGGGCCTTGCTCAAGATTCCCGAAGTGAAGCACGCCGTATCGCGGGCGGGAGCGCCGGAGATCGCTACCGATCCGATGGGGCTCGAGCAATCGGACGTCTACATGTTGCTCGCCGATCGCTCCGAGTGGCGAAGAGGCCTCACGAGAGAGGACCTGGCGAAGCAGGTCTCCGAGACGGTCGAGAGAGAGACTCCGGAGGTCGCCGGCGGTGTCTCGCAGCCCATTCAAATGCGCACGAACGAGCTCGTGGCCGGCGTTCGCTCAGACGTCGCCTTGCTCCTCTATGGGACCGATCTGGACGAGCTCGCGCGTCTCGGTGACGTCGCGGCGAAGACGATTCGCCGCGTGCCGGGCGCCGCGGACGTGCGCGTCGAACAAGTGGCGGGCCTCCGGTACCTCCGTATCGTACCTGATCGCCGCAAGCTGGCGCGGTACGGGCTCACGGTACAAGACGTGAACCAGCTCACCGAGACGTTGTCGGTGGGGCTCTCGGTCGGCCAGGTGCTGGAGGGCGAACGGCGCTTCTCGATGGTCGTGAAGACGCGCCACGCGTACGACGGTGACGCCGCGCCGCTGCGGACCTTGCCGCTGCGAACCGTGAGCGGTCAGGTCGTCCCTCTCGGTGACGTGGCCGACATCGTCTTCGTGACCGGCCCCGCGCAGGTGAGCCGAGCGAGCCAGTCCCGCCGTCTCACCGTCGAGTTCAACGTGCGCGGGCGCGATCTCACCACCGTGGTGAACGAGGCACGCGCCGCCGTGGAGAGGGCGCAGAAGCTCCCCGTCGGCTACCGCGCCGAGTGGGGAGGTCAGTTCGAGCACTACGAAGAAGCGCGAGGGCGCCTGATGATCGTCGTGCCAATTGCGCTCGGGCTCATCGGGTTCCTGCTTTGGCTCGCATTTCGGTCCGCGAGGCTCGCCGCGCTCATGTTCTCGAACGTGCCGTTCGCCACCGTCGGGGGTGTCGTGGCGCTCGCGGTTCGCGGTATTCCCTTCTCCATCTCCGCTGGCGTCGGCTTCATCGCCCTCTTCGGGGTCGCGGTGCTGAATGGCCTCGTGCTCGTCTCGTTCGCGCGGGACCTCGAGGCGGCCGGGAGCACACACCTCGGCGCGATCCGAGAGGCCACTGAGCTGAGGCTGCGCCCGGTGCTCACCACTGCGCTCGTAGCTTCACTCGGGTTCGTCCCCATGGCGCTCTCCACCGCGCCCGGATCGGAGGTGCAACGGCCGCTCGCCACCGTGGTGATCGGTGGGCTGCTGAGCGCCACCGTGCTCACGCTCATCGTGCTCCCTGTCGTCTACGCTTGGCTCGCCCCCGACGTGGCGCACGGGACGCCTTCCCTGCGGCCTCCGCCGTCATTCCGAGTCAGAGGAGAGGCCTGA
- a CDS encoding efflux RND transporter periplasmic adaptor subunit, whose amino-acid sequence MRRDTLAARRIGILACGLAVVLSSACKTQRAPTEKTEGREKVEDGGEAEHAELPKVVKLDAEPRTRAGVRSEPAKRETLAKSLSLAGEIVADPDRTAKVSSPIAGRLERVAMREGALVKKGDVLAELRVPDLGRVRGALASSTARAKAARANETRLKGLFEAKLTSEQSYLDARADADARDAESRALSLELAGLGAGGAEGGVLLALRAPISGSVVSRDAVVGQPVSPDQVLGQITDMGQVWFLGRVFEQDLSSLVVGARAEVVLNAYPLSPFLGAVEAIGQRVDPSARTVVARIRLENPNGLLRLGLFGKGSVAMPDPAATEPVLVVPRSAVVEVGGQSVVFVEERVDTFTRHDVTLGASAPGRVQVIAGLREGEAVVVAGAFTLKSVLLKAAIAEDD is encoded by the coding sequence TTGAGGCGCGACACGCTCGCCGCGCGCCGCATCGGGATCCTCGCCTGCGGGCTCGCAGTCGTGCTCTCGTCGGCATGCAAGACGCAAAGGGCGCCGACCGAGAAGACCGAAGGAAGGGAGAAGGTCGAGGACGGCGGCGAGGCCGAGCACGCCGAGCTCCCCAAGGTGGTGAAGCTCGACGCCGAGCCGCGCACGCGCGCTGGCGTGCGCTCCGAGCCCGCCAAGAGAGAGACCCTCGCGAAGAGCCTCTCGCTCGCGGGCGAGATCGTGGCTGACCCCGACCGGACGGCCAAGGTCTCGTCGCCCATCGCGGGGCGCCTCGAGCGCGTGGCGATGCGAGAAGGCGCGCTCGTGAAAAAGGGCGACGTGCTCGCAGAGCTCCGTGTCCCGGACCTCGGGCGCGTGCGTGGCGCCCTCGCTTCGTCGACGGCACGCGCGAAGGCAGCACGCGCAAACGAAACGCGACTCAAGGGGCTGTTCGAGGCAAAGCTGACGTCCGAACAATCGTACCTCGACGCAAGAGCAGACGCCGACGCACGGGACGCGGAGTCGCGCGCGCTCAGCCTCGAGCTCGCCGGTCTCGGGGCGGGGGGCGCAGAGGGCGGCGTGCTCCTGGCGCTCCGCGCGCCGATCTCGGGCTCGGTCGTCTCGCGCGACGCGGTCGTCGGACAGCCGGTCTCGCCAGACCAGGTGCTCGGCCAAATCACCGACATGGGCCAGGTGTGGTTCCTGGGCCGCGTCTTCGAACAGGATCTCTCGTCCCTCGTCGTCGGAGCACGCGCCGAGGTCGTGCTCAACGCGTATCCACTGTCACCGTTCTTGGGCGCTGTGGAGGCCATTGGCCAGAGGGTGGACCCCAGCGCGCGCACCGTGGTCGCGCGCATTCGCCTTGAGAACCCGAATGGCCTCTTGCGCCTCGGCCTCTTCGGGAAGGGAAGCGTGGCTATGCCCGATCCCGCCGCTACAGAGCCCGTGCTCGTCGTGCCTCGCTCCGCCGTGGTGGAGGTCGGCGGACAGAGTGTGGTCTTCGTCGAGGAGAGGGTGGACACGTTCACGCGCCATGACGTCACGCTCGGCGCTTCTGCCCCGGGAAGAGTGCAAGTGATCGCGGGCCTTCGGGAAGGCGAGGCGGTCGTCGTGGCCGGGGCGTTTACCCTAAAGAGCGTGCTGCTAAAGGCCGCCATCGCGGAGGACGACTGA
- a CDS encoding TolC family protein, producing MKLLVRGAILASLLLPRGARAEPSCNTITRDNVAPCAVSASLPVRAAALSTIARRADAERARVLLPSNPTLALSLAGRRSTGDSAFNAYGQLGQEIEIGGQRGARSREAEARVLASEAQRGATARDVAAEALTAYFEVLAAREETALLRRVEVLAIRVADTARAQAKAGAVAEVDADVGEVQAAKRTQARIVVEGRLAAAEVRLARLVGASGSPAVDGTLRPLAVPSRNETSPRIAALTKEAEALDAQATVLARSRIPNVTVSVFAQSDGFRERVIGAGLALPIPLPEPLGQSRSSEIAHARAEAERTRTEAQGMRVALAREADAFEAEATALLHASTVVDDARAARVEASLARLANEVEKGRLQARDAFVAQDALADLLVQRVASKRSACVASVRLAALRGIALERGNP from the coding sequence ATGAAGCTGCTCGTTCGAGGCGCGATCCTCGCTTCCCTCCTTCTCCCGAGGGGAGCCCGGGCCGAGCCTTCTTGCAACACGATTACGCGAGACAACGTCGCCCCGTGCGCGGTCTCTGCGAGCCTCCCCGTACGCGCCGCGGCGCTCTCCACGATCGCCCGCCGCGCCGACGCCGAGCGCGCCAGGGTGCTTCTTCCCTCCAACCCGACCCTCGCGTTGTCCCTCGCGGGGCGACGCTCGACGGGCGACTCCGCGTTCAACGCGTACGGTCAGCTTGGCCAAGAGATCGAGATCGGCGGGCAGCGGGGCGCGCGCTCGCGCGAGGCCGAAGCGCGCGTCCTCGCGAGCGAGGCGCAGCGAGGCGCCACGGCCCGCGACGTGGCCGCGGAGGCGCTGACAGCCTACTTCGAGGTGCTCGCGGCCCGCGAAGAGACCGCGCTGCTTCGCCGCGTGGAGGTCCTCGCGATCCGCGTCGCCGACACCGCGCGCGCGCAGGCGAAGGCCGGCGCGGTCGCCGAGGTGGACGCCGACGTGGGCGAGGTGCAAGCCGCGAAGCGCACGCAGGCACGCATCGTCGTCGAAGGCCGGCTCGCCGCCGCCGAGGTGCGCCTCGCTCGGCTCGTCGGTGCGAGCGGCAGCCCGGCGGTCGATGGTACTCTCCGCCCGCTCGCGGTCCCGTCGCGCAACGAGACGTCGCCACGGATCGCCGCGTTGACGAAAGAGGCTGAAGCGCTCGACGCTCAAGCCACCGTCCTCGCGCGATCGAGGATCCCGAACGTGACCGTGTCGGTCTTCGCGCAGAGCGATGGCTTCCGTGAGCGCGTGATCGGTGCCGGTCTCGCGCTCCCCATCCCGCTCCCGGAGCCCCTCGGGCAGTCGCGATCGAGCGAGATCGCGCACGCACGGGCGGAGGCCGAGAGGACGCGCACCGAGGCACAGGGCATGCGAGTCGCGCTCGCGCGCGAAGCGGACGCCTTCGAGGCCGAGGCCACGGCGCTCCTTCATGCGAGCACCGTCGTCGACGACGCTCGCGCGGCGCGCGTGGAAGCGAGCCTCGCGAGGCTCGCCAACGAGGTGGAGAAGGGGCGCCTACAAGCCAGGGACGCGTTCGTCGCTCAGGACGCCCTCGCCGACCTCCTCGTTCAGCGCGTCGCCTCGAAGCGCTCGGCCTGCGTCGCGTCGGTGCGCCTCGCAGCCCTGCGCGGCATCGCACTCGAACGAGGGAATCCTTGA
- a CDS encoding sigma-70 family RNA polymerase sigma factor produces the protein MWIEPGSNTPAVRVSEAWARERARLLRRAKRAVGSIADAEDVVQDAVLAAIRRAGALRDEGRLSAWVGRIVDRKAIDATRARARQARGRVDIPTDHLATPLVVATPCFCVRAQASRLRPHHAEVLRRIDERGERLAVVATELGLTTNALTVRLFRARSELRDRMKRHCGTTSARSCDDCGCAERECCVAGDEG, from the coding sequence ATGTGGATCGAACCGGGCTCCAACACACCCGCGGTGCGCGTGAGCGAGGCTTGGGCTCGAGAGCGCGCGCGCCTGCTCCGGCGGGCGAAGCGCGCGGTCGGCTCGATCGCGGACGCGGAAGACGTTGTGCAGGACGCGGTCCTTGCCGCGATCCGGCGAGCCGGAGCCCTCCGCGACGAAGGGCGCCTCTCCGCGTGGGTGGGGCGCATCGTGGACCGGAAGGCCATCGACGCGACGCGCGCGCGAGCGCGGCAGGCTAGGGGGAGGGTCGACATCCCCACGGATCACCTGGCCACTCCGCTCGTTGTCGCGACGCCGTGCTTCTGCGTGCGCGCCCAGGCGAGTCGACTCCGGCCGCACCACGCTGAGGTGCTTCGGCGGATCGACGAGCGCGGAGAACGTCTCGCCGTCGTCGCGACCGAGCTTGGCCTCACCACCAACGCGCTCACGGTTCGGCTCTTCCGTGCCCGTAGCGAGCTTCGGGACAGGATGAAGCGTCACTGCGGAACCACGAGCGCTCGCTCGTGCGACGACTGCGGGTGTGCGGAGCGCGAGTGCTGCGTGGCGGGCGACGAGGGGTGA
- a CDS encoding cation transporter has product MAHDHDHPHEPGAESYGRAFAIGISVNVAFVVVEAAFGIAAGSVALVADAAHNLSDVLGLALAWAALALARRKPTAQRTYGLRKTTVLAALGNAVLLVVAVGGVAWEAIGRLRHPAPVEGGALMAVAAVGVVINGVSAMLFAKGRKSDANVRGAFLHLAADAAVSLGVVVTGAIMLRTRWTWLDPLVSLLVSGVILVGTWGLFKKSLNLALDAVPDGIDAEKVQLYLASLPGVLEVHDLHIWAMSTTETALTAHLVMATNTCEPRFLGDVGAALRNRFEIDHSTLQVEPREAPNPCRQGAPGAL; this is encoded by the coding sequence ATGGCTCATGACCACGACCACCCCCACGAACCCGGCGCCGAGAGCTACGGGCGCGCCTTCGCGATCGGAATCTCCGTGAACGTAGCCTTCGTCGTCGTCGAGGCGGCCTTCGGGATCGCCGCCGGCTCCGTCGCCCTCGTCGCGGACGCGGCCCACAACCTGAGCGACGTTCTCGGGCTCGCGCTCGCATGGGCGGCCCTCGCGCTTGCCCGGCGGAAGCCCACGGCGCAGCGCACGTACGGCCTGCGGAAGACGACCGTCCTCGCGGCCCTCGGCAACGCCGTCCTTCTCGTCGTGGCCGTCGGCGGCGTCGCATGGGAGGCGATCGGCAGGCTCCGGCACCCGGCGCCCGTCGAGGGAGGCGCGCTCATGGCCGTCGCGGCGGTGGGGGTCGTCATCAACGGGGTGTCGGCGATGTTGTTCGCGAAGGGCCGAAAGAGTGACGCGAACGTTCGAGGGGCCTTCCTGCACCTCGCCGCGGACGCCGCCGTCTCGCTCGGTGTCGTCGTGACGGGGGCGATCATGCTGCGGACGCGCTGGACATGGCTCGACCCTCTCGTGAGCCTCCTTGTCTCCGGCGTCATCCTCGTGGGCACATGGGGCCTCTTCAAGAAGTCGCTGAACCTGGCGCTGGACGCGGTGCCCGATGGGATCGACGCGGAGAAGGTCCAACTCTACCTCGCGAGTCTGCCCGGCGTGCTCGAGGTCCACGACCTTCACATCTGGGCGATGAGCACCACCGAGACCGCTCTCACGGCGCACCTCGTCATGGCGACGAACACGTGCGAGCCGCGCTTTCTCGGCGACGTCGGGGCTGCCTTGCGCAACCGGTTCGAGATCGATCACTCGACCCTGCAGGTCGAGCCTCGCGAGGCGCCCAATCCTTGTCGGCAGGGCGCGCCGGGAGCTCTGTGA
- a CDS encoding glucosidase: MSAERPAAARRDPESERLLEDLLRKKNWKRWGTYLADRQWGTVREDYSEDGDAWRHFPHAHARSRVYRWGEDGLFGLTDRQCRMCLSLALWNGKDPILKERLFGLTNEEGNHGEDVKELYFHLDATPTHSYAKALYKYPQAEFPYEELVQRSRGRGRDASEIDLEHLGVFDEDRYFDVTFEYAKRGPDDLLGRFTVENRGPEAAELHVLPTLWFRNVWGWGRSGEGYGHEPTISRAGRRTLRAVSDALGPYVLEVEPLEQGGRPSAQPAPFLFTHNETNRERLYGVPNERASVKDAFHDAVVHGRYDATSADESGTKAAAHFVMRLPPGGRAVVRVRLCDESTWQPLVDQVAEGARPSASPEERAAAIDAVFAERIAEADAFYATKTGATWSEEDRTIARHAWAGLLWTKQFYHYAIKEWLEGDPSQPPPPPRRAARARNREFSHHLYNRDIISVPDKWEYPWYAAWDLAFHMLPLATIDPDFAKGQLELFLREWYMHPNGQLPAYEWNLSDVNPPVHAWAAWRVYKLSAPRGKRDKRFLAHVFQKLLMNFTWWVNRKDEGGNNLFSGGFLGLDNIGLFDRSNPVPGGGHVEQADGTAWMAFYCTTMLGMAVELAASDPAYEDLASKFFEHFVAIAEAMNELGGTGLWNEEDGFYYDQATVGNTSIPLRVRSMVGIIPLFAVLAIDVDVLEALPGFSKRMKWFLDNRPDLGRFVTRRTQPDGSVQRLLAIPPADRLVRVLRYVLDEEELLSPHGVRSLSKAHAHPYEVALGGEIRRIAYVPGDSDSGMFGGNSNWRGPVWLPVNHLLIEALDRYHYFYGDSLKVECPTGSGHLMNLRDVATFLSRRVAGLFRRGPDGARPSMPPHPVFGDLPLFHEYFDGDTGRGVGAAHQTGWTALAVHALGR, from the coding sequence CAGTGGGGCACGGTCCGGGAGGACTACTCGGAGGACGGCGACGCTTGGAGGCACTTCCCCCACGCCCACGCGCGCAGCCGCGTGTATCGCTGGGGGGAAGACGGGCTCTTCGGGCTCACCGATCGGCAATGCCGAATGTGCCTGTCGCTCGCCCTGTGGAACGGCAAGGACCCCATCCTCAAGGAGCGCCTGTTCGGACTCACCAACGAAGAGGGCAATCATGGGGAAGACGTAAAGGAACTTTACTTTCACCTCGACGCGACGCCCACCCACTCGTACGCGAAGGCGCTCTACAAGTATCCGCAGGCGGAGTTCCCGTACGAAGAGCTCGTCCAGCGGAGCCGCGGTCGCGGCCGCGACGCCTCCGAGATCGATCTCGAGCACCTCGGGGTCTTCGACGAAGATCGCTATTTCGACGTGACGTTCGAGTACGCGAAGCGCGGCCCCGACGATCTTCTCGGGCGCTTTACGGTCGAGAACCGCGGCCCCGAGGCGGCCGAGCTCCACGTCTTGCCCACGCTGTGGTTTCGCAACGTGTGGGGCTGGGGTCGCTCGGGCGAGGGCTACGGCCACGAGCCCACCATCTCCAGAGCGGGACGGCGCACCCTCCGGGCCGTGTCCGACGCGCTCGGCCCGTACGTCCTCGAGGTCGAGCCCCTCGAGCAAGGCGGGCGGCCGAGCGCGCAGCCCGCGCCCTTCCTCTTCACCCACAACGAGACCAACCGCGAGCGGCTGTACGGCGTGCCGAACGAGCGCGCCTCGGTGAAGGACGCGTTCCACGACGCGGTGGTGCACGGACGCTACGACGCGACGTCGGCGGACGAGTCCGGCACGAAGGCGGCGGCGCACTTCGTCATGAGGCTGCCCCCCGGCGGCCGGGCCGTGGTGCGGGTGCGGCTCTGCGACGAGAGCACCTGGCAGCCCCTCGTCGATCAAGTGGCCGAGGGCGCCCGCCCCTCCGCGAGCCCCGAGGAGCGCGCGGCCGCGATCGACGCCGTGTTCGCGGAGCGAATCGCGGAGGCCGACGCCTTCTACGCCACGAAGACCGGCGCCACCTGGTCGGAAGAAGACCGCACGATCGCGCGCCACGCGTGGGCCGGCCTCTTGTGGACCAAGCAGTTTTACCACTACGCGATCAAGGAGTGGCTCGAGGGCGATCCGTCGCAGCCGCCGCCGCCGCCACGGCGGGCCGCGCGCGCGCGCAATCGGGAGTTTTCCCACCACCTCTACAACCGCGACATCATCAGCGTGCCCGACAAATGGGAATACCCCTGGTACGCGGCGTGGGACCTGGCGTTCCACATGTTACCACTCGCCACGATCGACCCCGACTTCGCCAAGGGGCAGCTCGAGCTCTTCTTGCGTGAATGGTACATGCATCCGAACGGGCAGCTGCCTGCGTACGAGTGGAACCTGTCGGACGTGAACCCGCCGGTGCACGCCTGGGCGGCGTGGCGCGTGTACAAGCTCAGCGCCCCTCGCGGGAAGCGCGACAAGCGCTTCCTCGCCCACGTCTTCCAGAAGCTGCTCATGAACTTCACCTGGTGGGTGAACCGGAAAGACGAGGGCGGCAACAACCTGTTCTCCGGCGGGTTCCTGGGGCTCGACAACATTGGCCTCTTCGACCGCAGCAACCCGGTCCCCGGCGGCGGCCACGTCGAGCAGGCCGACGGCACCGCGTGGATGGCGTTCTATTGCACCACCATGCTGGGGATGGCCGTCGAGCTCGCCGCGAGCGATCCGGCCTACGAGGACCTCGCCAGCAAGTTCTTCGAGCACTTCGTCGCGATCGCCGAGGCGATGAACGAGCTCGGGGGGACGGGGCTCTGGAACGAAGAGGACGGCTTCTACTACGACCAAGCGACGGTGGGGAACACGTCGATCCCGCTCCGCGTGCGCTCGATGGTCGGCATCATCCCGCTCTTCGCGGTGCTCGCGATCGACGTCGACGTGCTCGAGGCGCTGCCGGGCTTCTCCAAGCGCATGAAGTGGTTCCTCGACAACCGCCCCGATCTTGGGCGCTTCGTGACCCGCCGCACCCAGCCCGACGGCAGCGTGCAGCGGCTCTTGGCCATTCCCCCGGCCGACAGGCTCGTACGCGTGCTCCGCTATGTGCTCGACGAAGAGGAGCTGCTCTCGCCGCACGGCGTGCGGTCGCTGTCGAAGGCGCACGCCCACCCGTACGAGGTCGCGCTCGGCGGGGAGATCCGCCGCATCGCCTATGTGCCCGGCGACAGCGACTCCGGCATGTTCGGCGGAAACTCCAACTGGCGAGGTCCGGTGTGGCTGCCGGTCAATCACCTCCTCATCGAGGCGCTCGACCGCTACCACTACTTCTACGGCGACTCGCTCAAGGTCGAGTGCCCCACCGGCTCCGGGCACCTCATGAACCTGCGCGACGTGGCGACGTTCCTGTCGCGACGCGTGGCGGGCCTCTTCCGGCGCGGCCCCGACGGCGCGCGCCCCTCCATGCCCCCGCACCCCGTGTTCGGCGATCTCCCGCTGTTCCACGAGTACTTCGACGGCGACACCGGCCGGGGCGTGGGCGCCGCGCACCAGACCGGGTGGACGGCCCTCGCAGTGCACGCCCTCGGGCGCTGA